A section of the Marinoscillum sp. 108 genome encodes:
- the pgi gene encoding glucose-6-phosphate isomerase, protein MLSTINPEESNSWKALTKHFDTIKETHMRTLFEQDPHRFETFSKTFEDILLDFSKNRINSKTFTLLCELAEEMGLQEAKKQMFGGEPINLTENRAVLHVALRNCGKKPYYVNGENITPAVMSVLDRMKSFTERLHQGDLKGYTGKRIEHIVNIGIGGSDLGPFMVTECLKPYQKAGIQSHFVSNVDSTHIVNVLKAVDPETTLFIIASKTFTTQETMTNALSAKKWFLDAAKDEKYVKDHFIAISTNKESVTQFGIDEANMFEFWDWVGGRYSLWSAIGMPIACAIGFDRFWELLEGAEAMDQHFLNTPHEDNLPTILALLGIWYNNFFGAETQAILPYDQYMHAFAPYLQQGDMESNGKYVGRNGQKVTYQTGPIIWGEPGTNGQHAFYQLIHQGTKLIPCDFLAAAQSQNPLDDHHEKLLANFFAQTEALLMGKSREAVESEFKAGGADQETIDLLSPFKVFEGNRPTNSILYKKLTPRTLGSLIAMYEHKIFVQGIIWNIFSFDQWGVELGKQLAKAILPKLSGEESIHDHDASTSGLINAYKQLRKD, encoded by the coding sequence ATGCTATCAACCATAAATCCTGAAGAATCCAACTCCTGGAAAGCACTTACCAAACACTTTGATACTATAAAAGAAACCCACATGCGGACGCTCTTCGAGCAAGACCCGCATCGTTTTGAAACCTTCTCAAAAACCTTCGAGGATATCCTTCTCGACTTTTCCAAAAACAGAATTAACAGCAAAACCTTCACGTTACTTTGTGAGCTAGCTGAAGAAATGGGGCTTCAGGAAGCCAAAAAACAAATGTTCGGTGGTGAGCCGATCAACCTTACTGAAAACAGAGCGGTTCTCCATGTGGCGCTGAGAAACTGCGGTAAAAAACCCTACTATGTCAATGGTGAGAACATTACTCCTGCAGTAATGAGCGTGCTGGATCGCATGAAATCCTTCACCGAGCGACTCCACCAGGGTGACCTCAAGGGGTATACCGGCAAAAGGATTGAACACATTGTCAATATCGGAATTGGTGGGTCAGATCTGGGCCCATTTATGGTCACAGAATGTCTGAAACCTTACCAGAAAGCAGGTATTCAATCTCACTTTGTGTCCAATGTGGACAGCACGCACATAGTGAATGTGCTGAAAGCTGTAGACCCTGAGACTACACTGTTCATTATCGCCTCAAAGACCTTCACCACGCAAGAGACCATGACCAATGCCCTCTCAGCTAAAAAATGGTTTCTGGATGCGGCTAAGGATGAGAAATATGTAAAAGATCACTTCATTGCCATCTCTACCAACAAGGAGTCTGTTACCCAGTTTGGTATAGACGAGGCAAACATGTTTGAGTTCTGGGACTGGGTAGGTGGCCGGTATTCGCTATGGTCGGCCATCGGGATGCCGATAGCCTGCGCCATTGGTTTTGACCGGTTTTGGGAGCTTTTGGAGGGTGCTGAAGCTATGGACCAGCACTTCCTTAATACGCCTCATGAGGACAACTTGCCTACTATCCTGGCGCTTCTGGGCATATGGTATAACAACTTCTTTGGGGCCGAGACACAGGCCATTTTGCCCTATGACCAATACATGCACGCTTTTGCTCCGTACTTGCAGCAAGGTGACATGGAGAGTAATGGAAAATATGTGGGGAGAAACGGGCAAAAGGTGACTTATCAGACCGGACCCATCATTTGGGGTGAGCCCGGCACCAATGGTCAGCATGCCTTTTACCAGCTGATTCACCAGGGTACTAAGTTGATCCCCTGTGATTTTCTGGCTGCTGCCCAAAGTCAAAATCCACTGGACGACCATCACGAGAAATTGTTAGCCAATTTTTTCGCTCAAACAGAAGCGCTCCTGATGGGTAAATCCAGAGAGGCGGTAGAATCAGAGTTCAAGGCTGGTGGGGCTGATCAGGAGACCATAGACCTGCTCTCACCTTTTAAAGTATTTGAGGGTAACCGTCCGACTAACAGTATTCTCTACAAAAAGCTCACGCCGAGAACCCTGGGGTCGCTGATTGCCATGTATGAGCATAAAATATTCGTTCAGGGAATCATCTGGAATATCTTCAGTTTCGATCAGTGGGGCGTGGAACTTGGAAAACAGTTGGCTAAAGCCATTCTTCCTAAACTTTCCGGTGAGGAGAGCATTCATGATCATGACGCTTCTACTTCCGGACTCATCAATGCTTATAAGCAGCTCAGGAAAGATTAA
- the hemF gene encoding oxygen-dependent coproporphyrinogen oxidase produces MEQRKQVENWFKNLQDQICAGLTTLDGKSQFREDLWDRAEGGGGRTRVITNGNLIEKGGVNFSAVHGPLPEKIQKGLALSPSEFYATGVSIVLHPVNPWMPIIHMNVRYFETTPLDQNEKGTYWFGGGIDLTPHYITPEDGGYFHHQLKAVCDQTDPSFYPRFKQWADDYFYIRHRKETRGVGGIFYDRLHPETEEKSFNTLWAFQQNVGNAFLPLYEYYAHKYRGKPYEETHKNWQMVRRGRYVEFNLVWDKGTKFGLDTDGRTESILMSMPPLAQWHYDHQPQANSPEAETLKWLKKDINWLDHA; encoded by the coding sequence ATGGAACAACGGAAACAAGTTGAAAATTGGTTTAAAAACCTTCAGGATCAAATCTGTGCAGGACTCACCACGCTCGATGGAAAATCTCAATTCAGAGAGGACCTATGGGATCGTGCTGAAGGCGGTGGTGGACGCACCAGAGTGATAACCAATGGTAACCTCATAGAAAAAGGAGGTGTCAATTTCTCGGCCGTTCATGGACCTCTGCCCGAAAAAATCCAGAAGGGTCTGGCATTGTCTCCATCTGAATTTTATGCCACAGGGGTATCCATAGTCCTCCACCCTGTCAACCCATGGATGCCTATCATCCACATGAATGTACGATACTTCGAGACTACTCCTCTGGACCAAAATGAAAAAGGAACCTATTGGTTTGGTGGTGGCATAGACCTCACACCACACTACATCACCCCAGAAGACGGAGGATACTTTCACCATCAACTCAAGGCTGTATGTGATCAAACAGACCCTTCATTTTATCCTAGATTTAAACAATGGGCTGATGATTATTTCTACATCCGCCACCGCAAGGAGACGCGCGGAGTAGGTGGTATTTTCTATGACCGGCTACATCCAGAAACTGAAGAAAAGTCATTTAATACCTTGTGGGCTTTTCAGCAAAATGTAGGAAATGCCTTTCTCCCTCTCTATGAATATTATGCCCACAAGTATCGGGGAAAACCCTACGAAGAGACACACAAAAACTGGCAAATGGTCAGGCGTGGGCGCTATGTAGAGTTTAACCTGGTATGGGATAAGGGCACCAAGTTTGGCCTGGACACCGATGGTCGCACAGAATCCATTCTGATGAGCATGCCTCCACTGGCACAGTGGCACTATGACCATCAACCCCAGGCAAACTCACCCGAAGCTGAGACGCTCAAGTGGCTCAAAAAAGACATCAACTGGCTGGATCATGCTTGA
- a CDS encoding RNA methyltransferase, producing MVSIKQSKFIKSLKIKKYRTKEKCFIIEGRKNVLEAIESNYTVRYLLATNDFLHNNTLPSTIVKDVIIKVDSNTLTELGTFQTNNDCLAVVEMPEQELAEVPFNDHLVVLDGVSDPGNMGTIIRTMDWFGLKYLICSQDSADVYNPKVVNATMGSFARVRVIYTDISRFISDAPVPSFGADLEGIAPSRWSTQEPVMLVMGSESHGLSPEVKAVISGKVSIPKVGMAESLNVAIATGILCHHLRFNLS from the coding sequence ATGGTATCTATTAAACAATCAAAATTCATCAAATCACTGAAGATAAAAAAGTACCGCACAAAGGAAAAGTGTTTTATCATAGAGGGTAGAAAGAATGTATTGGAGGCCATCGAGTCAAATTATACGGTTAGGTATCTTCTGGCCACCAATGATTTCCTTCATAACAACACATTGCCATCCACTATTGTTAAAGATGTAATTATTAAAGTGGATTCCAATACGCTCACGGAGTTGGGTACCTTTCAGACCAACAATGATTGTCTCGCAGTGGTGGAAATGCCCGAGCAGGAATTGGCCGAAGTGCCTTTCAACGATCATCTGGTGGTACTGGATGGAGTGAGTGATCCTGGTAATATGGGCACGATCATTCGTACGATGGATTGGTTCGGGTTGAAGTACCTCATTTGCTCTCAGGATTCAGCGGATGTTTATAACCCTAAAGTAGTGAATGCTACGATGGGGTCGTTTGCCCGTGTCAGGGTAATTTACACTGATATCTCCAGATTTATCTCCGACGCCCCTGTTCCTTCATTTGGGGCAGACCTGGAGGGTATTGCTCCTTCACGGTGGTCAACACAAGAGCCGGTGATGCTGGTCATGGGCAGTGAATCCCATGGACTGAGTCCGGAGGTGAAAGCGGTGATCTCAGGCAAGGTGAGTATCCCGAAAGTAGGGATGGCAGAGTCACTCAATGTGGCCATTGCCACGGGGATCCTCTGCCATCACCTCAGGTTTAATCTTTCCTGA
- a CDS encoding LytTR family DNA-binding domain-containing protein: MTLNCMIVDDDEMSRLLVSRFIEQTDFLNLTHVLDNTIEASNILVGEKNNDVDLVFLDVEMPEMTGLELSKSLKNTYPIIFITSKKEYAIEAFEDNVLDYLVKPIEYTRFLKSVIKAREEREKELKFAEMEDHIFVKSDSKLVRIPFENLFFVEALADYVIFNTLKGKFIVHHTMKGIEKRLPMSMFSRVHRSYIINRSKISNIEDFNISISDKVIPIGASYKDEFLSRVNML; the protein is encoded by the coding sequence ATGACCTTGAACTGTATGATTGTAGACGATGACGAAATGTCTCGTTTGCTGGTAAGTAGATTTATAGAACAAACTGACTTTCTCAATCTTACGCACGTCCTGGATAACACCATAGAAGCCTCTAACATACTCGTTGGAGAGAAAAACAATGATGTGGATCTTGTTTTTCTTGATGTGGAAATGCCAGAGATGACTGGCCTTGAGTTATCAAAGTCACTCAAGAATACCTATCCGATTATTTTCATTACTTCCAAAAAGGAGTACGCCATTGAGGCCTTTGAGGATAATGTGCTTGATTACCTCGTCAAACCAATAGAATATACCCGGTTTTTGAAATCGGTGATAAAGGCCAGAGAGGAGCGCGAAAAAGAGCTGAAGTTTGCTGAAATGGAGGATCACATTTTTGTGAAGTCTGACTCCAAACTGGTGCGAATCCCTTTTGAGAATTTGTTTTTTGTGGAGGCCCTGGCAGACTATGTGATCTTCAATACACTCAAGGGCAAATTCATTGTGCATCACACTATGAAGGGAATCGAGAAGAGATTGCCTATGAGCATGTTTAGCAGGGTGCACAGGTCTTACATCATCAACAGGAGCAAGATCAGCAATATTGAGGATTTCAATATCTCCATTAGTGATAAGGTGATCCCGATAGGTGCTTCTTACAAGGATGAGTTTCTTTCCAGGGTCAATATGCTTTAG
- a CDS encoding BamA/TamA family outer membrane protein: protein MKIKILLLFITVSVSSCIGTKYLKKDETILYKQNIKSVGPINEESLQTQLTQTPNSRLLGLPIAHLVHVYKWGESNLDSAKLLRKRERITLKYDKKIAGAKSDSRKTKLTSKKIQKTEKIEKTLREGNQLMRWGEQLAVFDSTQLINSTINLRNYLFSKGYFNAKISTNVTHRNQRTFVTYKILESKPYTIDSIVYKIQDKQVKSLFEANINQQKMVGKQYDQELFGKERDRVYDLMSNNGYYDFKKQYVLFEVDSTQLDDRRLLIRENIANPPGKSQHRTFRMDSVIFSNETALTNSQNRQTEEYHDITYSFTNDKYPERLLSWRIFLEKDSLYSKQNTLETQKQLSYLDIFKFVNINYDSSGGEFIANIFTSPLKKYQTSTDMGLSVLEHAQGPPGPFFNFNAKSRNVFGGLEIIQLDGNASIQGIKSVSEDNTNYSRFQYGGQLSVTFPQFLFPMRESQRAAIGRYNPRTKIATGVNFEDRKDEYTRTTFNGSMSYIWQVKESTQFTLKPFDLSYINSINSDSFTDTLKALEDSGNQSLVSSFQSSFVSFTSFSTQFNQNNYGLGGRTNSGLWQGYIETGGNLQSILGKKPLSNSFDSLEYYHYVKASVDVRRTNRLSSKSSLAYRLNLGMAYAYGSNKALPYEKYFFAGGSNSIRAWQPRRLGPGAYAVYSTSDDGGDIEVNNSREQPGDIIMEASVEFRRDLVGFIDYALFIDAGNIWLWNSETVEKETDGYGNGTNDDGVFRLKTFPKEIAVGAGFGLRFDFSFLVLRTDIAYKMVDPAYPMGQRFILGDYQLNDLWDFKNRAAVNIGIGYPF from the coding sequence TTGAAAATTAAAATTCTCCTTCTATTTATTACTGTTTCCGTTTCTTCCTGTATAGGCACAAAGTACCTAAAAAAGGATGAGACGATCCTGTACAAACAGAACATTAAATCGGTGGGGCCCATTAATGAGGAATCTCTCCAGACTCAGCTGACCCAAACACCCAACTCACGACTCCTGGGCCTCCCTATCGCGCATCTCGTGCACGTCTACAAATGGGGTGAAAGCAACCTCGACTCTGCAAAACTGCTTCGCAAAAGAGAGCGAATCACCCTTAAGTACGACAAGAAAATAGCTGGAGCAAAGTCCGACTCGCGAAAGACCAAACTCACTTCCAAAAAAATACAAAAGACAGAAAAAATCGAGAAAACACTGCGTGAAGGTAATCAGCTCATGCGTTGGGGTGAGCAATTGGCAGTATTTGACAGTACACAACTGATCAATTCTACCATCAACCTTAGAAATTATCTCTTTTCCAAAGGGTATTTTAATGCTAAGATTTCCACGAACGTCACTCACAGAAATCAACGCACGTTTGTGACGTATAAAATTCTGGAAAGCAAGCCTTACACTATTGATTCCATTGTGTACAAGATCCAGGACAAGCAAGTCAAGAGCCTGTTCGAAGCTAACATCAATCAACAAAAAATGGTCGGTAAACAGTACGACCAAGAGCTCTTCGGCAAAGAAAGGGATCGGGTATACGACCTGATGTCCAACAATGGATATTATGACTTTAAGAAGCAGTACGTTCTGTTTGAGGTAGACTCCACCCAACTGGACGACAGAAGATTATTGATACGGGAAAACATAGCCAATCCGCCAGGCAAGTCCCAACACAGAACCTTCAGGATGGATTCAGTGATTTTCTCCAACGAAACAGCTTTGACCAATTCACAAAACAGGCAAACCGAGGAATACCATGATATCACCTATAGCTTCACCAACGACAAGTACCCGGAGCGACTGTTGAGCTGGAGAATTTTCCTGGAAAAGGACAGCCTTTACAGCAAACAAAACACCCTGGAAACCCAAAAACAGCTCTCCTACCTGGATATCTTCAAATTTGTAAACATCAACTACGATAGTAGTGGCGGAGAGTTTATTGCCAATATTTTCACCAGCCCATTGAAAAAATACCAGACTTCCACTGACATGGGATTGAGCGTATTGGAGCATGCTCAGGGGCCTCCCGGTCCGTTTTTTAATTTTAATGCGAAAAGCCGAAACGTTTTTGGAGGCCTGGAAATCATCCAACTGGATGGAAATGCCAGCATTCAGGGTATCAAGAGTGTTAGTGAAGACAATACCAACTACTCGCGGTTTCAGTATGGAGGCCAGCTTTCGGTTACCTTCCCTCAGTTCCTTTTTCCCATGCGGGAGTCTCAGAGGGCCGCCATTGGGCGGTACAACCCTAGGACGAAAATTGCTACTGGGGTTAATTTTGAGGACAGAAAAGATGAGTACACACGTACCACCTTCAATGGAAGTATGTCCTACATATGGCAGGTCAAGGAAAGCACCCAGTTCACCCTGAAACCCTTTGATCTCAGTTATATCAATTCCATAAATTCCGACAGCTTTACAGATACGCTGAAGGCCCTGGAAGACAGTGGTAATCAGTCGTTGGTGAGTTCATTTCAATCTTCATTTGTTAGTTTCACCTCATTCAGCACACAGTTCAATCAAAACAATTATGGTCTCGGTGGCCGCACCAATTCGGGACTTTGGCAGGGCTATATAGAAACCGGGGGAAACCTTCAAAGTATTCTGGGTAAAAAACCCCTCAGTAACTCATTTGACTCGCTGGAGTACTACCACTACGTGAAAGCCAGTGTGGATGTCCGCCGTACCAATCGCCTCAGCTCCAAATCATCGCTGGCTTACCGTCTCAATCTGGGAATGGCGTATGCCTACGGAAGCAATAAGGCACTGCCCTACGAGAAGTACTTCTTTGCCGGCGGAAGCAACAGCATTCGGGCCTGGCAGCCCAGACGTCTGGGACCAGGTGCCTATGCCGTATACAGCACCTCAGATGATGGCGGAGATATAGAGGTGAATAATAGCCGTGAACAGCCGGGAGACATCATCATGGAAGCAAGCGTGGAGTTTAGACGGGATCTGGTAGGGTTCATTGATTACGCCCTGTTTATCGATGCAGGAAACATCTGGCTGTGGAATAGTGAAACTGTCGAAAAGGAGACCGATGGCTACGGAAACGGCACCAATGATGATGGGGTCTTCCGGCTCAAAACTTTCCCTAAGGAGATCGCTGTGGGTGCGGGGTTTGGTCTGCGTTTCGACTTCTCCTTTTTGGTCCTCAGAACGGATATCGCTTACAAGATGGTGGATCCGGCTTATCCGATGGGCCAGCGCTTCATTTTAGGTGATTATCAGTTGAATGATTTGTGGGATTTTAAAAACCGGGCTGCGGTTAATATAGGGATAGGTTACCCCTTTTAG
- a CDS encoding phosphatase PAP2 family protein, giving the protein MLEWVLELDEKIFLTLNGLGSPYLDTFMIWMSDKYLWIPLYLYLIFRLYQQEGKKLLWPLITLIVVIICTDQTTAGFMKPYFERLRPCKDPALEDLIVIIGECRGKFGFASGHAANSFGLAAFFYFKERSLFSKGLLLWAAIVSYSRVYLGVHYPADILVGMLVGVFWAYVLYATMKSFRLRAKAY; this is encoded by the coding sequence ATGCTTGAATGGGTGCTGGAACTGGATGAGAAAATCTTTTTAACCCTGAATGGTCTGGGTTCACCCTACCTGGATACATTCATGATCTGGATGTCAGACAAGTACCTGTGGATTCCCCTGTACCTGTATTTGATTTTCAGGCTGTATCAGCAGGAAGGCAAGAAGCTCCTATGGCCTCTGATTACTCTTATCGTTGTGATCATTTGCACCGACCAAACCACTGCAGGATTTATGAAACCCTATTTCGAACGCCTGCGACCCTGCAAAGATCCGGCCCTGGAGGATCTGATCGTCATCATAGGTGAATGCCGTGGGAAGTTTGGTTTTGCTTCCGGGCATGCGGCCAACTCCTTTGGTCTAGCTGCCTTTTTCTATTTTAAGGAACGCTCTCTTTTCAGTAAGGGACTTCTGCTATGGGCCGCCATAGTAAGTTATAGCCGGGTATATCTGGGCGTTCATTACCCGGCTGATATTTTGGTAGGTATGCTGGTGGGAGTTTTCTGGGCTTATGTCCTGTATGCCACTATGAAATCCTTCCGGCTCAGGGCTAAAGCATATTGA